In one window of Flammeovirga agarivorans DNA:
- a CDS encoding BC10 family protein, which yields MRLHFNKSNGIFSVRREDRSTVAASERHGKIPRIGDTFE from the coding sequence ATGCGCTTACACTTCAATAAATCCAATGGTATCTTCTCGGTTCGCCGGGAAGACCGCAGCACTGTAGCAGCCTCTGAGCGCCACGGTAAGATTCCACGTATCGGCGACACCTTCGAG